Proteins encoded in a region of the Zea mays cultivar B73 chromosome 2, Zm-B73-REFERENCE-NAM-5.0, whole genome shotgun sequence genome:
- the LOC100193156 gene encoding BTB/POZ and MATH domain-containing protein 1-like — MESKMQGGIVMAGGGKPSWSASAIVATVASGYHILRIDGYSHTMGTPTGEYIASLPFTVGGHRWHIRYYPNGRSSETKEYVSLSLYLHDWVAETVKARFKFRFVGDVAEQPLILGGLHSFDNIDNNWGRPEFIKRKDLEESKHLLDDSFSIRCDVVVPTNEVRVVATAAAAMVSVPPSDLHQHLGILLLTEKGADVVFDVAGETFAAHRCVLAARSPVFSADLFGAMEEGGHTGGVVRIEDMEPLVFKALLYFLYTDLLETETMKQGEDGDDEDVLCQHLLVAADKYNLERLKLLCEKKLCECIHVGTIATILALAEQHRCHALKKVCFHFLSSPANLRAVAATDGFEHLSRSCPSVMEELVVMLSNLV, encoded by the coding sequence ATGGAGTCCAAAATGCAGGGAGGGATTGTCATGGCTGGCGGCGGCAAGCCGTCCTGGTCTGCCTCGGCCATCGTCGCCACTGTCGCGAGTGGGTACCACATCCTCAGGATCGATGGCTACTCCCACACCATGGGGACCCCCACAGGAGAGTACATCGCGTCCCTCCCGTTCACCGTGGGCGGCCATCGCTGGCACATTCGCTACTACCCCAACGGCAGGAGCTCGGAGACCAAAGAGTACGTCTCGCTTTCTCTCTATCTCCACGACTGGGTCGCTGAGACAGTGAAGGCGCGGTTCAAGTTCCGTTTCGTCGGTGACGTGGCGGAGCAGCCGTTGATACTGGGAGGACTGCATAGCTTTGATAATATTGACAACAATTGGGGGCGCCCCGAGTTCATCAAAAGGAAAGATTTGGAAGAGTCGAAGCATCTCCTAGACGATTCTTTTTCCATTCGGTGCGATGTGGTCGTGCCCACCAACGAAGTCCGCGTGGTAGCCACTGCTGCGGCTGCTATGGTTTCCGTGCCCCCATCTGACCTGCACCAGCATCTCGGCATTCTCCTGCTGACCGAGAAGGGCGCCGATGTGGTGTTCGACGTCGCCGGTGAGACGTTCGCCGCACACCGGTGCGTGCTCGCAGCCCGTTCGCCTGTCTTCAGTGCAGATCTCTTTGGTGCGATGGAAGAGGGGGGCCACACCGGAGGCGTGGTGCGCATAGAGGACATGGAACCTCTGGTGTTCAAGGCATTGCTCTACTTCCTTTACACCGACTTGTTAGAGACAGAGACGATGAAACAAGGTGAAGACGGAGACGATGAAGACGTTTTGTGTCAGCACCTACTGGTCGCTGCGGACAAATACAACTTGGAGAGGCTGAAATTGCTATGTGAAAAGAAGCTGTGTGAGTGCATCCATGTGGGCACGATAGCAACCATCCTGGCGCTCGCTGAGCAACACCGCTGCCATGCACTGAAGAAGGTCTGCTTCCATTTTCTCAGCTCTCCTGCAAATTTGAGGGCAGTCGCCGCCACTGACGGCTTTGAGCATCTGAGCAGAAGCTGCCCCTCTGTTATGGAGGAGTTGGTTGTCATGCTCAGCAACTTGGTGTAG